The proteins below are encoded in one region of Silene latifolia isolate original U9 population chromosome 2, ASM4854445v1, whole genome shotgun sequence:
- the LOC141642765 gene encoding uncharacterized protein LOC141642765 isoform X2 has product MDQASPNLFASANSFVKFNGLNYDEWALKIQYTLGIMVLDIVILTDEVPTKITPESSEAEKCHYQAWEKSNRLGLHLMRMTMADNIKPSMPKTEKAKECSQSDLADKSIVGSLMSELTTKRFDWSQPIHDHVTHMSNLAAKLKTLGMDVNYNTIKDKWNYQELKAILIQEEGRLKKMKDQAVHFLSHDGANSSKAKPSKKGKNGKKGKSFFKGPESAIQKEKKCHFCKKPGHFKKDCPKRKAWFEKKGISYDPPIRGASNSLYPWETG; this is encoded by the exons ATGGACCAAG CATCTCCAAATTTGTTTGCATCTGCTAACTCTTTTGTAAAGTTCAATGGGCTTAATTATGATGAGTGGGCCTTAAAGATCCAGTATACACTGGGTATAATGGTTTTAGACATTGTCATCCTGACAGATGAGGTACCAACAAAAATTACACCTGAAAGCTCCGAAGCCGAAAAGTGTCATTATCAGGCTTGGGAGAAATCTAACAGGTTGGGTTTACACCTCATGAGGATGACAATGGCTGATAACATTAAGCCCTCCATGCCTAAAACAGAGAAAGCAAAGGAGTGTTCACAATCGGATTTAGCTGATAAGTCAATTGTCGGTAGTTTAATGAGTGAGCTAACTACTAAAAGGTTTGACTGGTCTCAACCGATTCATGATCATGTGACACACATGTCTAACCTGGCAGCAAAGTTGAAGACTTTAGGAATGGAT GTGAACTATAACACCATTAAAGATAAATGGAACTATCAAGAGTTAAAAGCCATACTTATACAAGAGGAGGGGAGATTAAAGAAGATGAAAGATCAAGCTGTTCATTTCTTGAGTCATGATGGTGCCAACAGCAGCAAGGCTAAACCGAGTAAGAAGGGTAAGAATGGTAAGAAAGGAAAGTCTTTCTTTAAGGGACCTGAAAGTGCGATCCAGAAAGAAAAGAAGTGTCACTTTTGCAAGAAACCTGGACACTTCAAGAAGGATTGTCCTAAAAGGAAGGCATGGTTCGAAAAGAAAG GGATATCGTATGATCCACCCATAAGAGGAGCTTCTAACAGTTTGTATCCATGGGAAACAGGATGA
- the LOC141642765 gene encoding uncharacterized protein LOC141642765 isoform X1, giving the protein MIAASPNLFASANSFVKFNGLNYDEWALKIQYTLGIMVLDIVILTDEVPTKITPESSEAEKCHYQAWEKSNRLGLHLMRMTMADNIKPSMPKTEKAKECSQSDLADKSIVGSLMSELTTKRFDWSQPIHDHVTHMSNLAAKLKTLGMDVSDTFLVQFIINSLPYEFGQFQVNYNTIKDKWNYQELKAILIQEEGRLKKMKDQAVHFLSHDGANSSKAKPSKKGKNGKKGKSFFKGPESAIQKEKKCHFCKKPGHFKKDCPKRKAWFEKKGISYDPPIRGASNSLYPWETG; this is encoded by the exons ATGATTGCAGCATCTCCAAATTTGTTTGCATCTGCTAACTCTTTTGTAAAGTTCAATGGGCTTAATTATGATGAGTGGGCCTTAAAGATCCAGTATACACTGGGTATAATGGTTTTAGACATTGTCATCCTGACAGATGAGGTACCAACAAAAATTACACCTGAAAGCTCCGAAGCCGAAAAGTGTCATTATCAGGCTTGGGAGAAATCTAACAGGTTGGGTTTACACCTCATGAGGATGACAATGGCTGATAACATTAAGCCCTCCATGCCTAAAACAGAGAAAGCAAAGGAGTGTTCACAATCGGATTTAGCTGATAAGTCAATTGTCGGTAGTTTAATGAGTGAGCTAACTACTAAAAGGTTTGACTGGTCTCAACCGATTCATGATCATGTGACACACATGTCTAACCTGGCAGCAAAGTTGAAGACTTTAGGAATGGATGTAAGTGATACTTTCTTGGTCCAATTCATCATTAACTCTCTACCTTATGAGTTTGGCCAGTTTCAGGTGAACTATAACACCATTAAAGATAAATGGAACTATCAAGAGTTAAAAGCCATACTTATACAAGAGGAGGGGAGATTAAAGAAGATGAAAGATCAAGCTGTTCATTTCTTGAGTCATGATGGTGCCAACAGCAGCAAGGCTAAACCGAGTAAGAAGGGTAAGAATGGTAAGAAAGGAAAGTCTTTCTTTAAGGGACCTGAAAGTGCGATCCAGAAAGAAAAGAAGTGTCACTTTTGCAAGAAACCTGGACACTTCAAGAAGGATTGTCCTAAAAGGAAGGCATGGTTCGAAAAGAAAG GGATATCGTATGATCCACCCATAAGAGGAGCTTCTAACAGTTTGTATCCATGGGAAACAGGATGA